TTACATGGGCTGACGTTCAACCGTTCACTGACATCGACGATGGCAGCGACCCCGACGCTTGCGGCGCAGCTTTGTGCTTGACCTCTGCGATCCGCGACGACGACTGCAATAAGTACGTGGACAAGTATTTCGATATAGAGAAATACCGTCACGGCCATTTCAGCCCAAGCCGTACCAAGGAAGCGCGTTGGGATTTCCTGCAACAGTGCAAAGACGACACGGAGGAAAAATTCAGGGCCAATGAAAAATGGGGCCCTGTACAGAGGGGCTTTTGATGCGTACTCAACGCCCCTTCGCCCTGGTGCTGACAGTGGCACTCGCGGCCATCACTCCGTTAGCAAACGCCAACCCTGATGCTTTGCAGGATGAGCGGCGCATCGAGGTTGGTTTCTCGCCGGAAGGATCTGCGCAGGCGCTGATCCTCTCAACTCTCAAGGCGGCCACCAGCTCGATTCGGCTGTCTGCTTACGTCTTCACAAACCCCGAAGTCACCAGCGCCCTGATCGCCGCGAAACAGCGCGGCGTCGATGTGGCGGTGGTGGCTGACCATCGCAGCAATTTCGAGGATCGACGCGGAGAGGCAGGGCGACATGCCCTGTCGTTGCTCGCCAAGTCGGGTATCCCAACCCGCACCGTCGATGCCTACACGATCCATCACGACAAGTTCTTTGTCGTCGATGGCGTTGCCGTCGAGACGGGCAGTTTCAATTTCACCGCCGCCGCAGCTCGCAAGAACAGCGAGAACGCCCTGGTTGTGTGGAACGACCCCGATCTAGCGCAGCGTTACCTGAACCATTGGAAAAGCCGGTGGGATCAGGGCAGAGCAGTTCAATCCAATTACTGAGGAAAGAATCATGCAAGCAGCTCAATCTGGAGTAACTACCTACCACATCAACGAAAAGGGCAAAGCCCCGCAGGTGTACACCGATGCGGGCAAAGCGGGCGAGGCCTGGCAGAAAGCCGCACTCGAACCGACCTCCAATGTGATTATGAAAACACCGGAAGGACGCGCCAAGCTCTACGCCGCAGCAGGCACCGAGAAAGGACAGGTCTACAAGGATTTGCCGTTCGACAATATGCCTGGGGCCTCAGAGTTCAAACAGTCATTCAAAGATAGCTTGGAGCGCACCAAAGCTGAACTGAGCATGCCCGCAAGCCAAGCGGATATGCCAGCGCTTCAACGCCCAGAATTGGGTAAGCAGTACACCGGCAAAATAATTGATTTCAAGGGCAGTCGTGTTGTGCAAGCAATCGCGGATGGCAACAAGACGATTTTTGTTGAACACAACCGTGAGAATCTGCAAATCAACCACTCGGCACTCATGATGCCCGGCAAGGACGTAACCGTACGCTATCCATTCTCGGCTAACGTCGGGATCGTGCGCGAAGGGCTGGAGAAGTCCATGCGAACACACGAGCATGCGCCGAA
This region of Pseudomonas sp. HR96 genomic DNA includes:
- a CDS encoding TrbM/KikA/MpfK family conjugal transfer protein: MKLKIPAFVLAGILLPAITWADVQPFTDIDDGSDPDACGAALCLTSAIRDDDCNKYVDKYFDIEKYRHGHFSPSRTKEARWDFLQQCKDDTEEKFRANEKWGPVQRGF
- a CDS encoding phospholipase D family protein; the protein is MRTQRPFALVLTVALAAITPLANANPDALQDERRIEVGFSPEGSAQALILSTLKAATSSIRLSAYVFTNPEVTSALIAAKQRGVDVAVVADHRSNFEDRRGEAGRHALSLLAKSGIPTRTVDAYTIHHDKFFVVDGVAVETGSFNFTAAAARKNSENALVVWNDPDLAQRYLNHWKSRWDQGRAVQSNY